The following coding sequences lie in one Arabidopsis thaliana chromosome 3, partial sequence genomic window:
- a CDS encoding alpha/beta-Hydrolases superfamily protein (alpha/beta-Hydrolases superfamily protein; FUNCTIONS IN: palmitoyl-(protein) hydrolase activity; INVOLVED IN: protein modification process; LOCATED IN: vacuole; EXPRESSED IN: 25 plant structures; EXPRESSED DURING: 14 growth stages; CONTAINS InterPro DOMAIN/s: Palmitoyl protein thioesterase (InterPro:IPR002472); BEST Arabidopsis thaliana protein match is: alpha/beta-Hydrolases superfamily protein (TAIR:AT5G47330.1); Has 611 Blast hits to 607 proteins in 157 species: Archae - 0; Bacteria - 0; Metazoa - 315; Fungi - 98; Plants - 140; Viruses - 0; Other Eukaryotes - 58 (source: NCBI BLink).) — protein MDFLKATIIVALICNFASLASSVPFIVLHGIGDKCSNAGVTQFTELLSDWSGSQGYCLEIGNGSWDSWTMPLLDQTSVVCEKVKSMPELSDGYSIVGLSQGNMIGRALIEFCDGAPPVKSFVSVAGPHAGTASIPFCGATWICIMLDSMIKAEIYSDYMQEHLAPSGFLKIPTDIAGYMEGCRFLPKLNNELPVKNSTYKERFSSLENLVLIMFEHDTILIPKETSWFGYYPDGSFKTILPPQETKLYTEDWIGLRTLDEAGKVKFVNVSGNHLQISHTDMKKHIVPYLCDKSSSSSSTTMAVSGSSSSHQWLPSVGNIIMDLIGPEVDQLQLVLRHV, from the exons ATGGATTTTCTTAAGGCAACGATTATAGTTGCCCTAATTTGCAATTTCGCCTCACTGGCGTCTTCTGTTCCTTTCATAGTTCTGCATG GAATTGGGGATAAATGCAGTAATGCAGGAGTGACACAATTCACAGAGCTTTTAAGCGATTGGTCTGGTTCTCAAGGATATTGCTT GGAGATTGGGAATGGCTCATGGGACTCATGGACTATGCCTCTCCTTGATCAG ACATCAGTTGTTTGTGAGAAG GTGAAAAGTATGCCAGAGCTTAGTGACGGTTACAGCATTGTGGGGCTTTCTCAGGGTAACATGATTGGTCGAGCTCTCATTGAGTTTTGCGATGGAGCACCACCT GTTAAGAGTTTTGTTTCGGTAGCGGGTCCTCATGCTGGCACTGCATCGATTCCGTTCTGTGGT GCTACCTGGATTTGCATCATGTTGGACAGTATGATCAAAGCAGAGATCTATAGCGACTATATGCAG GAACATTTGGCTCCTAGCGGTTTTCTCAAAATCCCAACT GACATAGCGGGTTACATGGAAGGCTGTAGGTTTCTCCCAAAGCTAAACAACGAACTTCCAGTCAAAAACTCGACTTATAAGGAGAGGTTCTCGAGTTTGGAGAATCTTGTGCTTATTATG TTTGAGCATGACACAATATTGATACCTAAAGAAACCTCATGGTTTGGATATTATCCTGATGGGTCTTTCAAGACCATTCTTCCGCCGCAAGAG ACCAAGCTATATACTGAAGACTGGATTGGTTTGAGAACCTTAGATGAAGCTGGAAAAGTGAAGTTCGTTAACGTCTCTGGAAATCATCTTCAGATATCTCATACAGACATGAAGAAGCATATAGTGCCATACCTCTGTGATAAAtcatcgtcgtcatcatcCACAACAATGGCAGTTTCCGGATCATCTTCCTCACACCAGTGGCTTCCAAGTGTAGGGAACATTATTATGGATCTTATTGGTCCAGAAGTGGATCAGCTTCAGCTTGTGCTACGTCATGTGTAA
- the ARABIDILLO-2 gene encoding ARABIDILLO-2 — protein sequence MSRRVRQRVEDNGKYKVDSPSYTVIGVEDLAPKVQQYVNWTSLPYDTVFHLFTRLNYRDRASLASTCRTWRSLGASSFLWSSLDLRAHKFDLSMAASLATRCVDLQKIRFRGVDSADAIIHLKARSLLEISGDYCRKITDATLSMIAARHEALESLQLGPDFCERITSDAIRVIAFCCPKLKKLRVSGMRDVSSEAIESLAKHCPQLSDLGFLDCLNINEEALGKVVSLRYLSVAGTSNIKWKVALENWEKLPKLIGLDVSRTTIDHIAVSRLLKSSQSLKVLCALNCPYLEEDKSYSSNRFKGKVLLAVFTDTFDELASIFADNSKKPKNIFSYWRDLIRKDKSIDEIMLWIEWIISHTLLRIAESSNSQGLNDFWLNQGATLLLSLMQSAQEDVQERAATGLATFIVVDDENASIDCGRAEAVMRDGGIRLLLELAKSWREGLQSEAAKAIANLSVNAKVAKAVAEEGGISVLADLAKSMNRLVAEEAAGGLWNLSVGEEHKNAIAQAGGVNALVDLIFRWPHGCDGVLERAAGALANLAADDKCSMEVARAGGVHALVMLARNCKYEGAQEQAARALANLAAHGDSNGNNAAVGQEAGALEALVQLTQSPHEGVKQEAAGALWNLAFDDKNRESIAAFGGVEALVALAKSSSNASTGLQERVAGALWGLSVSEANSIAIGHEGGIPPLIALVRSEAEDVHETAAGALWNLSFNPGNALRIVEEGGVVALVQLCSSSVSKMARFMAALALAYMFDGRMDEYAMIGTSLESTSKSVTLNGARTMALDQIKAFIKTFMEHQIFSTGALSSAPSMLAQVSERARIPEAGHLRCSGSEIGRFVTMLRNPCLVLRACAAFALLQFTIPESRHAMHHASLMQNAGEARGLRSAAAAASMPREAKIFMKIVLRNLEHQQAESPEGMKVSYNRI from the exons ATGAGTCGTAGGGTGAGGCAGAGAGTGGAGGATAATGGAAAGTATAAGGTTGATTCACCAAGTTATACTGTGATTGGAGTTGAGGATTTAGCACCTAAGGTTCAACAGTATGTGAATTGGACTAGTTTGCCTTATGACACAGtgtttcatttgtttactCGATTGAATTATCGCGATAGAGCTAGCTTAGCCTCGACCTGTAGGACATGGAGAAGCCTTggtgcttcttcttttttgtggAGTTCATTGGATCTTCGAGCCCACAAATTTGATCTTTCAATGGCAGCTTCTCTTGCAACTAGGTGTGTTGATCTTCAGAAGATTAGGTTTCGTGGTGTTGACTCTGCTGATGCCATAATTCATCTCAAAGCAAGGAGTCTGCTTGAAATTAGCGGCGACTATTGTAGGAAGATTACAGATGCTACATTGTCTATGATTGCGGCACGCCATGAAGCTCTTGAGAGCCTCCAACTTGGACCAGATTTCTGTGAGAGGATCACTAGTGATGCTATAAGAGTTATAGCCTTTTGCTGTCCGAAACTAAAGAAGCTACGGGTTTCTGGCATGAGAGATGTTAGTTCTGAGGCAATTGAATCTTTGGCCAAACATTGCCCACAGCTCAGTGATCTTGGATTCTTAGATTGCCTGAACATCAACGAAGAAGCATTGGGAAAAGTGGTATCTCTTCGCTACCTCTCTGTTGCTGGGACATCAAACATAAAGTGGAAAGTTGCATTAGAAAATTGGGAGAAGCTTCCAAAATTAATCGGTTTGGATGTCTCAAGAACCACCATTGACCATATTGCTGTGTCCAGGTTGTTGAAATCATCGCAGAGCTTGAAAGTCTTGTGTGCTTTAAACTGCCCTTATCTCGAAGAGGATAAAAGTTACAGCTCCAATAGATTCAAAGGAAAGGTCTTGCTTGCTGTGTTTACTGATACTTTTGATGAGCTAGCTTCTATATTTGCCGATAactcaaagaaaccaaagaatatattttcttactgGAGAGATTTGATAAGAAAGGATAAAAGCATTGACGAAATAATGCTTTGGATTGAGTGGATCATTTCTCATACACTTCTACGAATTGCAGAGAGCAGCAATTCACAAGGATTAAACGATTTCTGGCTGAATCAGGGAGCTACGTTGCTTCTCAGTTTAATGCAAAGCGCACAAGAGGATGTCCAAGAGAGAGCAGCCACAGGACTTGCAACTTTCATcgttgttgatgatgagaatGCTAGCATAGACTGTGGAAGAGCCGAAGCTGTTATGCGAGATGGAGGGATCCGTCTTCTTCTAGAACTTGCTAAATCTTGGCGAGAAGGTCTTCAGTCAGAAGCTGCAAAGGCTATTGCAAACTTGTCGGTAAATGCTAAAGTTGCAAAGGCTGTTGCTGAAGAAGGAGGGATCAGTGTTCTTGCTGATTTGGCAAAGTCTATGAATAGACTTGTGGCTGAAGAAGCTGCTGGTGGGCTATGGAATCTCTCTGTTGGAGAAGAGCATAAG aACGCGATTGCTCAAGCTGGAGGAGTGAATGCGTTAGTTGATCTTATCTTTAGATGGCCACATGGTTGTGATGGAGTTCTG GAACGTGCTGCTGGGGCATTAGCAAATTTAGCAGCAGACGATAAATGCAGCATGGAAGTTGCAAGAGCAGGAGGTGTGCATGCCTTGGTGATGCTAGCTCGGAATTGCAAGTATGAAGGAGCACAAGAACAG GCGGCTCGTGCTTTGGCTAATCTAGCTGCTCATGGTGATAGCAACGGTAATAATGCTGCTGTTGGACAAGAGGCTGGTGCATTGGAAGCTCTTGTTCAGCTTACGCAATCACCTCATGAAGGTGTTAAACAGGAAGCTGCTGGGGCTCTTTGGAATTTAGCATTTGATGACAAGAATCGAGAATCCATTGCTGCATTTGGTGGTGTTGAAGCCTTG GTGGCACTTGCGAAGTCCTCTTCAAATGCATCAACGGGTCTACAAGAGAGAGTAGCTGGTGCTCTCTGGGGACTATCTGTCTCAGAAGCAAACAG CATTGCAATTGGCCATGAAGGTGGTATTCCGCCTCTAATTGCTCTTGTACGATCTGAAGCTGAG GATGTACATGAAACTGCTGCAGGAGCTCTGTGgaatctttcttttaatcCTGGTAACGCTCTGCGGATTGTGGAGGAAGGGGGAGTTGTAGCACTTGTTCAGCTCTGTTCGTCTTCTGTTTCCAAAATGGCTCGTTTTATGGCTGCATTAGCATTGGCATACATGTTTGATGGAAG GATGGATGAATACGCGATGATAGGGACTTCATTGGAAAGTACATCTAAAAGTGTTACCTTAAATGGTGCTAGAACAATGGCTCTTGATCAAATTAAAGCCTTCATTAAAACTTTCATGGAACACCAAATCTTCTCAACTGGTGCTTTATCATCTGCTCCATCTATGTTAGCACAAGTCTCGGAGAGAGCTCGAATCCCAGAAGCTGGCCACTTGAGATGCAGTGGTTCCGAAATTGGAAGATTTGTTACAATGTTGCGAAACCCTTGTCTTGTACTCAGAGCTTGTGCAGCTTTTGCACTTCTTCAG TTTACAATACCTGAAAGCCGTCACGCAATGCATCACGCAAGCTTGATGCAGAATGCTGGAGAAGCAAGAGGCTTGCGTTCTGCAGCTGCAGCTGCGAGTATGCCTCGTGAAGCCAAGATCTTTATGAAAATTGTGCTTCGCAATCTAGAGCATCAGCAGGCAGAATCTCCTGAAGGAATGAAAGTATCTTATAATAGGATTTGA
- the EDA14 gene encoding embryo sac development arrest 14 (EMBRYO SAC DEVELOPMENT ARREST 14 (EDA14); FUNCTIONS IN: molecular_function unknown; INVOLVED IN: megagametogenesis; LOCATED IN: small-subunit processome; EXPRESSED IN: 21 plant structures; EXPRESSED DURING: 13 growth stages; CONTAINS InterPro DOMAIN/s: Small-subunit processome, Utp11 (InterPro:IPR007144); Has 434 Blast hits to 428 proteins in 209 species: Archae - 4; Bacteria - 1; Metazoa - 127; Fungi - 141; Plants - 59; Viruses - 0; Other Eukaryotes - 102 (source: NCBI BLink).) yields the protein MSSLRNAIPRPAHKERSQPEARKRFGILEKHKDYIIRANAYHKKQETLKILRQKAAFKNPDEFNFKMINSKTVDGRHRPKDEVNKYSAEELMIMKTQDIGYVFQKWQSEKNKIDKLTASLQCTGDQSSRRHVYYAEDREEARELEVQGRSKSDISTVEIPKDIKKKMDRSYRDLEGRKSRAKDLEKLYTDMSMQKELQKKGRKRKLRDDELLNPNGKAVYKWRADRKR from the exons ATGTCGTCGCTGCGTAATGCTATTCCACGGCCTGCTCATAAGGAGCGATCTCAACC GGAAGCGAGGAAGAGGTTTGGCATCCTCGAGAAGCATAAGGATTATATTATCCGAGCTAATGCTTATCACAAAAAGCAGGAAACTTTAAAG ATACTTAGGCAGAAGGCTGCATTCAAGAATCCAGATGAATTCAACTTTAAGATGATTAATAGTAAAACAGTTGATGGACGTCATAGACCAAA AGATGAGGTAAATAAATACTCTGCGGAAGAGCTTATGATTATGAAGACTCAAGATATTGGATATGTGTTCCAAAAATGGCAGAGTGAGAAAAAC AAAATTGACAAGCTGACTGCATCGCTGCAATGTACTGGGGATCAGTCAAGCCGTAGACATGTTTACTATGCAGAAGACAG AGAGGAGGCTAGAGAACTGGAGGTACAAGGTAGAAGCAAAAGTGATATCTCTACAGTAGAGATTCCGaaagatattaaaaa gAAAATGGATAGGTCCTATAGAGACCTCGAGGGGCGGAAGAGCAGGGCTAAAGATTTGGAGAAGTTATACACGGATATGTCAATGCAGAAGGAGTTACAG AAAAAGGGTCGCAAACGGAAGCTGCGTGATGACGAGCTGCTCAATCCAAATGGTAAAGCGGTATACAAATGGCGCGCCGATAGAAAACGCTGA
- a CDS encoding FKBP-like peptidyl-prolyl cis-trans isomerase family protein, with protein MDGVKCNLSTKLNFRINIGFLQESPEGEAMVTILSTPLSPRLTFLCETKLSLSRSNRSVCCSLSEEPKDQCLSRRSLVYVLVASPCLLLPALSSSAKTKSKSPYDERRLLEQNKRIQRENNAPDEFPNFVREGFEVKVLASDNYIKADSGLIYRDFNVGQGDFPKDGQQVTFHYIGYNESGRRIDSTYIQGSPARIRMGTNALVPGFEMGIRDMKPGGRRRIIIPPELGPPVGPSTFFSSKQFEVFDVELLSIQNCERRTIIGFYSDVTCS; from the exons ATGGATGGTGTAAAATGTAATTTATCtacaaaattaaactttaGGATAAACATTGGATTTTTGCAGGAATCGCCGGAGGGAGAAGCAATGGTGACGATTCTATCAACTCCTCTCTCTCCAAGACTTACATTTCTCT GTGAAACAAAACTGTCATTATCTCGGAGCAATCGCTCGGTATGTTGTTCATTGAGTGAAGAACCAAAAGACCAATG CTTGAGTCGGAGAAgtcttgtttatgttttagttgCTTCGCCGTGTTTGTTGTTACCAGCGTTGTCTTCATCTGCGAAGACTAAATCAAAGAGTCCTTATGATGAGAGACGGTTACTAGAACAGAACAAGAGGATACAGAGAGAGAACAATGCTCCTGACGAGTTTCCTAACTTTGTTAGAGAAG GTTTTGAGGTTAAGGTATTAGCTTCTGATAATTACATCAAGGCTGATTCTGGCCTCATATATCGGGATTTCAATGTTGGTCAAGGTGATTTCCCAAAAGATGGTCAGCAG GTGACTTTTCACTACATTGGCTACAATGAGTCTGGAAGGCGAATAGATAGTACTTACATACAAGGTTCTCCTGCTAGAATCCGCATGGGAACCAATGCACTTGTTCCAG GATTTGAAATGGGAATTCGTGACATGAAGCCCGGTGGGCGAAGAAGGATTATAATCCCTCCAGAATTGGGACCTCCG GTGGGACCTTCGACCTTCTTCAGCTCGAAGCAATTTGAAGTTTTCGACGTGGAGTTGCTCAGTATCCAGAATTGTGAGAGGAGGACTATAATAGGTTTCTACTCAGATGTCACATGCAGTTAA
- a CDS encoding FKBP-like peptidyl-prolyl cis-trans isomerase family protein (FKBP-like peptidyl-prolyl cis-trans isomerase family protein; FUNCTIONS IN: FK506 binding, oxidoreductase activity, peptidyl-prolyl cis-trans isomerase activity; INVOLVED IN: photosystem II assembly; LOCATED IN: thylakoid, thylakoid lumen, chloroplast thylakoid lumen, chloroplast; EXPRESSED IN: 20 plant structures; EXPRESSED DURING: 13 growth stages; CONTAINS InterPro DOMAIN/s: Peptidyl-prolyl cis-trans isomerase, FKBP-type (InterPro:IPR001179); BEST Arabidopsis thaliana protein match is: FKBP-like peptidyl-prolyl cis-trans isomerase family protein (TAIR:AT4G19830.1); Has 7131 Blast hits to 6812 proteins in 1455 species: Archae - 6; Bacteria - 3821; Metazoa - 1227; Fungi - 400; Plants - 644; Viruses - 0; Other Eukaryotes - 1033 (source: NCBI BLink).), producing MVTILSTPLSPRLTFLCETKLSLSRSNRSVCCSLSEEPKDQCLSRRSLVYVLVASPCLLLPALSSSAKTKSKSPYDERRLLEQNKRIQRENNAPDEFPNFVREGFEVKVLASDNYIKADSGLIYRDFNVGQGDFPKDGQQVTFHYIGYNESGRRIDSTYIQGSPARIRMGTNALVPGFEMGIRDMKPGGRRRIIIPPELGPPVGPSTFFSSKQFEVFDVELLSIQNCERRTIIGFYSDVTCS from the exons ATGGTGACGATTCTATCAACTCCTCTCTCTCCAAGACTTACATTTCTCT GTGAAACAAAACTGTCATTATCTCGGAGCAATCGCTCGGTATGTTGTTCATTGAGTGAAGAACCAAAAGACCAATG CTTGAGTCGGAGAAgtcttgtttatgttttagttgCTTCGCCGTGTTTGTTGTTACCAGCGTTGTCTTCATCTGCGAAGACTAAATCAAAGAGTCCTTATGATGAGAGACGGTTACTAGAACAGAACAAGAGGATACAGAGAGAGAACAATGCTCCTGACGAGTTTCCTAACTTTGTTAGAGAAG GTTTTGAGGTTAAGGTATTAGCTTCTGATAATTACATCAAGGCTGATTCTGGCCTCATATATCGGGATTTCAATGTTGGTCAAGGTGATTTCCCAAAAGATGGTCAGCAG GTGACTTTTCACTACATTGGCTACAATGAGTCTGGAAGGCGAATAGATAGTACTTACATACAAGGTTCTCCTGCTAGAATCCGCATGGGAACCAATGCACTTGTTCCAG GATTTGAAATGGGAATTCGTGACATGAAGCCCGGTGGGCGAAGAAGGATTATAATCCCTCCAGAATTGGGACCTCCG GTGGGACCTTCGACCTTCTTCAGCTCGAAGCAATTTGAAGTTTTCGACGTGGAGTTGCTCAGTATCCAGAATTGTGAGAGGAGGACTATAATAGGTTTCTACTCAGATGTCACATGCAGTTAA
- a CDS encoding cotton fiber protein (FUNCTIONS IN: molecular_function unknown; INVOLVED IN: biological_process unknown; LOCATED IN: cellular_component unknown; EXPRESSED IN: 24 plant structures; EXPRESSED DURING: 13 growth stages; BEST Arabidopsis thaliana protein match is: hydroxyproline-rich glycoprotein family protein (TAIR:AT4G16790.1); Has 6102 Blast hits to 3981 proteins in 424 species: Archae - 6; Bacteria - 372; Metazoa - 2603; Fungi - 655; Plants - 291; Viruses - 28; Other Eukaryotes - 2147 (source: NCBI BLink).): MASPNPYTKRRSPPNVVVPPQPRYKSIGGGGFFCKSVLFALFLLALPLFPSQAPDFVGETVLTKFWELIHLLFVGIAVAYGLFSRRNVESAVDLRMTRVDESSLSYVSRIFQVSSVFDEEFDDNSCEFVDVRSDESVSARASVVGKSESFVVESGELEESSEFGETNEVRAWNSQYFQGKSKVVVARPAYGLDGHVVHQPLGLPIRRLRSSLRDNAALQDKSFADSCDGAVNAEAESLLADNFFDEVLAAPASPVPWQARPEMMGIGDNYPSNFQPISVDETLKSISSRSTGSSSSQTSYASQNQNRFSPSRSVSAESLNSNVEELVKEKSRQSSSRSSSPSLPPSPSLSPSPPSPELVPNDTRRRSPELVTDDTPRRASHSRHYSDGSLLEEDVRRGFENELEGSKVRGRKAEFFSKKERGSKSLNLAAESSRRGNKSRRSYPPESISSPVGGADDSTTRRQDLQQKSNCHLLEENIRKGVEADHNNLRVKKGRSHDSLELTAEDSAKDEKVSESFPALDVVFQPTNAKASRRAMRSSRGGRDTLPEKDVVTRKLEDDTVDSDKSRKKDLPGKDKEMKLDGPRIEPRSWRASSNVSLRGKSVRTIRSDRHGKDVKTDGDSSEDRAEAKVESRGRTKSRRPRQEELSIVLHQEKSSETRAKSEPEEVAMEEPQAEQQPEVTFEEEEEAAWESQSNASHDHNEVDRKAGEFIAKFREQIRLQKLISGEQPRGGGTGIFRNSQFR; this comes from the coding sequence ATGGCGTCTCCAAATCCCTACACCAAGCGCCGCTCTCCGCCGAATGTCGTTGTACCGCCACAGCCTCGGTATAAATCcataggaggaggaggatttTTCTGTAAGTCTGTTCTATTCGCTCTTTTTCTCCTCGCCTTGCCGTTGTTCCCTTCTCAAGCTCCTGATTTCGTCGGTGAGACTGTGCTCACTAAGTTCTGGGAACTGATTCATCTCCTATTCGTCGGCATTGCTGTTGCTTATGGTTTGTTTAGCCGTAGGAATGTTGAATCCGCTGTTGATTTAAGGATGACTCGTGTAGATGAGTCTTCTTTGTCTTATGTATCTAGAATCTTCCAggtttcttctgtttttgacgaagagtttgatgataattctTGTGAGTTTGTTGATGTGAGGAGTGATGAGAGTGTGAGTGCTCGAGCTTCTGTGGTTGGGAAATCTGagtcttttgttgttgaaagCGGCGAATTGGAAGAATCGTCTGAATTTGGTGAAACTAATGAAGTCCGAGCTTGGAATTCGCAGTATTTCCAGGGTAAGTCTAAGGTTGTGGTTGCTCGACCTGCTTATGGTCTTGATGGTCACGTTGTGCATCAGCCATTAGGCTTGCCTATTAGGAGGTTAAGGTCATCTTTGAGAGATAATGCTGCTCTTCAAGACAAATCTTTTGCTGATAGCTGTGATGGAGCTGTTAATGCGGAAGCTGAGTCATTATTGgctgataatttttttgatgagGTCTTGGCTGCTCCGGCTTCACCTGTTCCATGGCAAGCTAGACCTGAAATGATGGGAATCGGTGACAACTATCCTTCAAATTTCCAGCCTATATCTGTGGATGAAACCCTTAAATCGATATCTTCTCGGTCTActggttcttcttcatctcaaaCTAGTTATGCATCCCAGAATCAGAACAGATTCTCTCCTTCTCGATCTGTTTCCGCAGAGTCACTAAACTCAAATGTGGAAGAGTTGGTCAAGGAGAAGAGTCGCCAGAGTTCATCACGGTCTAGTTCGCCATCCTTGCCCCCATCACCTTCACTGTCTCCATCTCCACCATCGCCAGAATTAGTGCCCAATGATACTCGCAGACGTTCGCCAGAATTAGTAACCGATGATACTCCCAGGCGTGCGTCACATTCTCGGCATTATAGTGATGGTTCCTTGTTAGAGGAAGATGTAAGGCGGGGGTTTGAAAATGAGTTGGAGGGGAGTAAAGTCAGAGGCAGAAAAGCAGAATTCTTCAGTAAGAAGGAACGGGGATCTAAATCACTTAATTTGGCAGCTGAAAGTTCCCGGAGAGGGAACAAGTCTCGCAGATCCTATCCTCCTGAGTCTATCTCATCTCCCGTTGGTGGTGCTGATGACTCCACAACTAGAAGACAAGATCTTCAGCAAAAGAGTAATTGTCATTTGCTTGAAGAAAATATCAGGAAAGGAGTGGAAGCTGACCATAACAATCTGAGGGTCAAAAAGGGAAGGAGTCACGACTCTTTGGAGCTAACAGCAGAAGATTCTGCAAAAGATGAGAAGGTCAGTGAATCTTTTCCTGCTCTTGATGTAGTGTTCCAACCAACAAATGCTAAAGCTTCAAGGCGCGCCATGCGTTCTTCACGAGGGGGACGTGACACTTTGCCGGAGAAGGATGTTGTCACCAGAAAATTAGAGGATGACACTGTGGATTCGGATAAGTCCAGGAAAAAGGACCTTCCTGGTAAAGACAAGGAAATGAAATTAGACGGTCCAAGAATTGAACCACGTTCTTGGAGAGCTTCCAGTAATGTATCACTGAGAGGAAAGTCCGTGAGGACCATAAGATCTGATCGTCATGGGAAAGATGTAAAGACAGATGGAGATTCATCTGAGGATCGggcagaagctaaagtagaaAGCCGAGGAAGAACGAAATCGAGAAGACCACGACAAGAAGAACTATCGATTGTACTACACCAGGAGAAAAGTTCAGAAACTCGCGCTAAATCCGAGCCAGAAGAGGTTGCTATGGAAGAGCCCCAGGCCGAGCAGCAACCTGAAGTAACTTtcgaagaggaggaagaagctgCTTGGGAAAGCCAAAGCAATGCAAGCCATGATCATAATGAGGTTGATAGAAAAGCCGGTGAGTTCATAGCCAAATTCCGAGAACAAATTAGGTTGCAGAAACTCATATCCGGTGAACAACCTAGAGGAGGAGGCACTGGTATTTTCAGAAACAGCCAATTCAGATGA